The following DNA comes from Ricinus communis isolate WT05 ecotype wild-type chromosome 10, ASM1957865v1, whole genome shotgun sequence.
ACGAAtgagattattaattttagaaaataaattaaataaattttatcgaattgaaatataattagcTCAGAAATCGCAACACTTCCCTGCAACATATTAcaaattgacaaaaaaataataataaaatagtgaGCTAAGCAAGTTACCAAATGGTCTAATCGGCTGTATCCACTTGGCAATTCATGCAAATTGACAAGTGTCTCAAACTGCCACCTgggaaaattaaaattaaaataaaataaaaacagaaagTTAGATTTGTCCACCGTTCACGGAGCTGTGGAGGTGTTGTCGGCTCAGGTATGGCCATGGCCACTCGCTTCTCGAGAAAAGCGCTGTCCTCGTCATCATTAACGTTAATCACTCTGCTTAGAAAATTAACGTCTGAGAATCGGAGATGGACCTCTTCATCCTCCACGTCAAAGCCTAACAAGAAGATGACAGATCGTTTATCCACCGTAATTGACGCCGTCAACGACCGTAAGCTTCCTCCTGAGCTCCGTGGCCAACGTAATTCTGTCAGGTATATATATCAGTGGTTTCTTTATTCTTGTTGGTTGTTCGTTACAGTTCTTGCTTTTACTGTTTCTCATTAAGCCAAagaaagttaattaaaaaaaaaaaaaaaccataaatCGGAACTGTTAGCTTCTCTCTAAAGGAAggtaaaaatcataaattcttGATGTTTGGGTTGTTCTTGTTTCTATACAGCTTTAGTTGCTGTCAGATTACCTAACTGACTCAGTGCTGTTTTTGCTTAGTAACAAGTATCTATCAATCTCAATCAAGTTGGAAAACTAAATAACATTACTGATTTGTCCTACTTGGTTTTAGGAACAGATGTCTCTGGATTAGTTTAGTTAATAGTCCTATTTTGTCGTTTGACTTGTGGCTAGCGTGCAAGTTTGGAGACTGCATAATTGAGTTACTGTAGTTCAGTTGCTTGAATGAGGCTTCTTCTTGGAGAAACTGGATGTGATCGGGAAGATGTTCAAATTCAGAGTTCTCCTTTTAGATTGtctccaaaataaaattgtatgCGAGACCTCTAGTATTCAAGGAGTGTATCCTGTATTGTTCAGCATTTGACTTCATTCAAGTCACCCTTGTGTCTGAAGTGACTGCAATGCAGTTCAGTTTATCGGGCTAAATTGTTTTGTAAAAACTATTGGAATTCATTCTTGGTTGCTCTTTAGGTTGTTTTCATCCTCCAATCTATCACCATTTGCCGGTAATGATCTCCTGTTTTCATTATACAGGTCGGAAACAGATATTATAAATGTCGTTGAGCAAAGAATATGGCATTCCATGGAAGAAGGTCACTTTGAGAACTTACCGGGAAAAGGAAAACCCCTGAACCTTAGTTCTAATCCTCATGCAGACCCAGCTGAAGACACCTTATATAGAATCCTCTCAAAAAATGGATGCGCACCAGAGTGGATAGAGCTCAACAAAGAGATAAGAAGTAAAGTATCCGAATGGCGGGTTGCACTGAAGAAAGCATGGAAAACTAAATGCAATGGGGATCATTCTAAATGGACTGAAAGCTCTGAGGCTTTGAAAGCGCAATTGAGagatataaataataaggTGAGGCCTAAGTGATTGATATCTTATCgattatgttttttattttttaaatggcTCGTCGTCAGGTTGGAGTTGTGATTCCCAGTTGCAAGCTACTGGTTAAATGTTTAAAGCTATAATGCCTTGAAAACTATCAGTCTATGATGCCTAAAAATTAGAAGTTTTTAGTTGGTTTAAAGCTAACTGGTGGAGGGAATGGGGTTTtcttagatattaaaaaaaaaaaaaaatacggAAGTAAATACTTTGTGCCATCTGCGCAACTAATTTACTCTAGCCCCTGTAGCTTGCAACAGTAATGCATTATATTTCCTGCTGTTTCCATAAGATTCTTGGGGCCATGTAAAAAACTTGCATGCCTTTCTCTCTAATTTATGTGTATTGACATGGAATGCCAAAAATGTGGATAACAGGTTTTCCGGTACAACCTCATTGTTCCTTTTGGGCGACAGATGTTTGGACTGAAGTGGGAAAAAGAATTGGATCGGTTGAATGAATGatactctctctcttttccaGTCTTTCAGAGTGgtgaaatcaattttagtaatgTCAACATGCTagcatataaaagaaaatgcaaggGGGGCACATTGGTCGCTTCCTCTTTTTTGTTAAGTTGTAGAATAATAAGATGAAATCGTTCTCTATGACTTTTTTTATGAGCCATTGAAATGTAATATTGGTTTTGGACAGCAATGTAAAAGCTTTGATCAAAGCCGCCATATGCTTCAACTGTTGCTTTTAAAATGCAGTTGAAGCTCTTCAATGCATAATTCTCGAGGTTGAGGGCATTTCATCTTGGTTGCGCATGTTGTGCTAGTGGAGCCTTAATATTCTGATACATAGTTGCTGGACATTTCAGCAGGTACAAGCTTCAGATTTTGCCTGCAAATGGCGGACCGAAAAGAAATAAACCAAATAAGAGAAATTACTAGGAGGATTGACAAGTAGGTTGTCCTTTTGGTCTTCTTTGAATATGGCATTTTGAAAAAATCTGCAGGTTTGCGAGCTGCAGTAGTGATTTCTGAAGTCTGAAGTCTTCCGCTGACAACATTActgccttttcctttttcttggtTCCTTCACTGTAAGTGATGCAACAAGTTGTTCACTTATCCATTTCTTGATAGTTCAGCTAGTATCTTATTCACCAAATTGAAGCGGAGAACCGTTATCATCCTCATTTTCACCTCAACTAAATCTATGTATAGGTCTCTGAAAGGGAGAATCAAAATAGTGCCAATATATAACCATGGAGGCCAAGTTGAACTGCAGattcaatttgaaaatttcaCTCTATAAAGGAACAATTGCTAGCAGAAAAATACAAATGGTGTTCTGCATGTCTTATACATCAGATGGGCTGATCCCTGACGAAGTATCAATTGTTTCCAAGTTTCCTTTAATAACAGCTTCCATTAAACCAACAGGTGAAAAAAAATACAGACAGAACCATGATAAATATGATGATATTTTACAAGAACATGCTGAAAGCGCGATATGTATGTAAGAATATTGATACACGCATTGCACTCAACTTCTATGTCACCCAGTTGAAGATGTTTTTCCTGCAAGATGGATAAGTGTTCGTCGGTGGTAGGTGGCACGGAGTTTTTTGTACTTCTGCACAAATGCTAAAAGTTCTATCTCCCTATCAAGAAGCTGTTTGTGCAGGATTTCGGATTCCTCATCTGTCTTATTTATTGCTTCTGTAAACCGGAAAACACAGGATTTAAATCATATCTTAAAAACACGCCTTTCCTTAAAgatgtataaaattaaatctaccTTGAAGCCTTTGGAGAAGGGATGCAGGAGAGCACGATCTTAACATCtcttctttctgtttttccAGTTCATTTAATTTCTCTTGAGCAGTAGCCAACTCAGTTGTCCGTATTATTCTGCACTGCAAACATAAAAAGAGAGTTTGAAGTTTTGGATTAAGTTCTGCACACTGCACAACCAAAGAAAACAGAGAATCAGAGATAGTACCAGGACCTCACCTGGTTCCTTAGCTCATTTATCTGCGGTTCTTTTTCCAAGTTATCCCCTATTCatcacaaataaaaatcagCACCTTCCCGTCCATCAAAACACTTGAAAGAGGAATGatacatataaaagaaataacttaCTAGCCAGCTGTAAAGTTTCTTTGCGCAGCTCATCTCTTATCTGATTAAAGAAGTGATAGAAGGGGTCACAAACTGGAAACATCAAGTTTCAGAATCAAGAGAATGGCAACATGTTCTTTTGtagttctaataatttctTCTCTCTCCTagctcaaataaaaatttaaaaaaaaaaaaaaacttctcCAAATTGTGCAGCGGAATTCACATATCAATACTGTTTGTAATTATGCAAGAGATGACAAAAGTGCAACTGCAACAATGACCATCCAAATAAAAGAGAGGGCACATGACCTCCTCTGACTATTTTTGTGCATGCATGCAGAAATAAATGTTGGAGAAATGCTAATATCCAGAGCAAAattcctaattaaaatattagctaGCCAACAATTACTGGCTGCAATTCAATCATCACTTTCTAATCTGAATAAACAAATCCAGTAAGCTTTCCTTCCTCATCATCTAACTTTGtgctccttttattttttgtgccCAAAAGGCATGCCtagatttattcaaaatttataatggaaaaatcaatatagCAGAATTCCTAGTTCCCTGGCAAAGGAAAACACAAGACTTCTCTGACCGAATTCTCCAACTCCAACACAATGCATTAAACTCTATTAGAAGGAGACAAACagcatttattattttgtatatgcaAAGAGAAGGAGGAAAATTTGCAACTTA
Coding sequences within:
- the LOC8283951 gene encoding dnaJ homolog subfamily C member 28 isoform X1 — translated: MAMATRFSRKALSSSSLTLITLLRKLTSENRRWTSSSSTSKPNKKMTDRLSTVIDAVNDRKLPPELRGQRNSVRSETDIINVVEQRIWHSMEEGHFENLPGKGKPLNLSSNPHADPAEDTLYRILSKNGCAPEWIELNKEIRSKVSEWRVALKKAWKTKCNGDHSKWTESSEALKAQLRDINNKVFRYNLIVPFGRQMFGLKWEKELDRLNE
- the LOC8283951 gene encoding dnaJ homolog subfamily C member 28 isoform X2 translates to MAMATRFSRKALSSSSLTLITLLRKLTSENRRWTSSSSTSKPNKKMTDRLSTVIDAVNDRKLPPELRGQRNSVRSETDIINVVEQRIWHSMEEGHFENLPGKGKPLNLSSNPHADPAEDTLYRILSKNGCAPEWIELNKEIRSKVSEWRVALKKAWKTKCNGDHSKWTESSEALKAQLRDINNKQVQASDFACKWRTEKK
- the LOC8283950 gene encoding vacuolar protein-sorting-associated protein 37 homolog 1, which gives rise to MFKFWGSQEQQGQPRPQDVPAPQSWYPSSVVSSPNSSRPTTPSSSSSSSYGLQRPQSPSHVSPAEAAGVIALLKDKSVDELRKLLSDKDAYHQFLLSLDQVKIQNNIRDELRKETLQLARDNLEKEPQINELRNQCRIIRTTELATAQEKLNELEKQKEEMLRSCSPASLLQRLQEAINKTDEESEILHKQLLDREIELLAFVQKYKKLRATYHRRTLIHLAGKTSSTG